Proteins found in one Pogoniulus pusillus isolate bPogPus1 chromosome 36, bPogPus1.pri, whole genome shotgun sequence genomic segment:
- the FBLIM1 gene encoding filamin-binding LIM protein 1 isoform X2 encodes MSAMLPGKVEKRIASSVFITLAPPRREAAAKERTQGEQQLDGAEVPSSHHPHTSPAKPPKLPNGAAEAHPAAPLPVPSPVLVLSEAPKPLSAEALVPALQQLDLAAPTTLQAPSALPAELRPPKLSQEQAGKAPWQDANGYLERDSSRDICAFCHKALGRGEAAVEALQKLYHAGCFTCRSCQRALAGQRYYQRDGRPMCDTCYQATLEKCAKCQGLIVERIVRALGKGYHPGCFSCAACGRAIGTESFAVDEWDEVYCVPDFYRKYATICSACGHPIIPGQDKDTYRIECLGRSFHEGCYRCESCGMPLSPEPTENGCYPLGDHLLCKSCHIRRRHESSC; translated from the exons ATGTCAGCGATGCTGCCGGGGAAGGTAGAGAAGAGGATCGCTTCGTCTGTCTTCATCACCCTGGCGCCACCACGGAGGGAGGCAGCTGCCAAGGAGAGAACccaaggggagcagcagctggatggTGCTGAGGTGCCCAGCTCCCATCACCCCCACACCTCTCCAGCAAAGCCCCCTAAGCTGCCCAATGGAG CTGCAGAAGCCCACCCAGCAGcccctctgcctgtgccttcGCCGGTCCTTGTGCTCTCCGAAGCGCCCAAGCCCTTGTCCGCAGAGGCACTGGTGCCTGCGCTGCAGCAACTGGACCTGGCAGCACCTACCACCCTGCAG gccccttctgccctccctgccgAACTGAGGCCACCCAAACtcagccaggagcaggcaggcaaagcACCGTGGCAGGATGCAAATGGGTACTTGGAGAGGGACAGCTCCAGAG ACATCTGCGCCTTCTGCCACAAGGCGCTGGGGCGCGGGGAGGCGGCGGTGGAGGCGCTGCAGAAGCTGTACCACGCCGGCTGCTTCACCTGCCGCAGCTGCCAGCGGGCGCTGGCCGGCCAGCGCTACTACCAGAGAGACGGGCGGCCCATGTGCGACACCTGCTACCAG GCCACGCTGGAGAAATGTGCCAAGTGCCAGGGGCTGATCGTGGAGCGCATCGTCCGTGCCCTGGGCAAGGGCTACCACCCTGGCTGCTTCTCCTGCGCCGCCTGTGGCCGGGCCATCGGCACCGAGAGCTTTGCCGTGGACGAGTGGGATGAGGTGTACTGCGTGCCTGACTTCTACAG GAAATACGCCACGATCTGCAGCGCCTGCGGGCACCCAATCATCCCCGGCCAGGACAAGGACACCTACAGGATCGAGTGCCTGGGACGCAGTTTCCACGAGGGCTGCTACCGCTGCGAG AGCTGCGGGATGCCCCTGTCACCAGAGCCGACGGAGAATGGGTGCTACCCACTGGGTGACCACCTCCTCTGCAAGTCCTGCCACATCCGCCGGCGACACGAGTCCTCCTGCTGA
- the FBLIM1 gene encoding filamin-binding LIM protein 1 isoform X1, producing the protein MSAMLPGKVEKRIASSVFITLAPPRREAAAKERTQGEQQLDGAEVPSSHHPHTSPAKPPKLPNGAAEAHPAAPLPVPSPVLVLSEAPKPLSAEALVPALQQLDLAAPTTLQAPSALPAELRPPKLSQEQAGKAPWQDANGYLERDSSRDICAFCHKALGRGEAAVEALQKLYHAGCFTCRSCQRALAGQRYYQRDGRPMCDTCYQATLEKCAKCQGLIVERIVRALGKGYHPGCFSCAACGRAIGTESFAVDEWDEVYCVPDFYRLGKEERGQKPPTFGGGSACHHHPTGLRLLWFAPTRKYATICSACGHPIIPGQDKDTYRIECLGRSFHEGCYRCESCGMPLSPEPTENGCYPLGDHLLCKSCHIRRRHESSC; encoded by the exons ATGTCAGCGATGCTGCCGGGGAAGGTAGAGAAGAGGATCGCTTCGTCTGTCTTCATCACCCTGGCGCCACCACGGAGGGAGGCAGCTGCCAAGGAGAGAACccaaggggagcagcagctggatggTGCTGAGGTGCCCAGCTCCCATCACCCCCACACCTCTCCAGCAAAGCCCCCTAAGCTGCCCAATGGAG CTGCAGAAGCCCACCCAGCAGcccctctgcctgtgccttcGCCGGTCCTTGTGCTCTCCGAAGCGCCCAAGCCCTTGTCCGCAGAGGCACTGGTGCCTGCGCTGCAGCAACTGGACCTGGCAGCACCTACCACCCTGCAG gccccttctgccctccctgccgAACTGAGGCCACCCAAACtcagccaggagcaggcaggcaaagcACCGTGGCAGGATGCAAATGGGTACTTGGAGAGGGACAGCTCCAGAG ACATCTGCGCCTTCTGCCACAAGGCGCTGGGGCGCGGGGAGGCGGCGGTGGAGGCGCTGCAGAAGCTGTACCACGCCGGCTGCTTCACCTGCCGCAGCTGCCAGCGGGCGCTGGCCGGCCAGCGCTACTACCAGAGAGACGGGCGGCCCATGTGCGACACCTGCTACCAG GCCACGCTGGAGAAATGTGCCAAGTGCCAGGGGCTGATCGTGGAGCGCATCGTCCGTGCCCTGGGCAAGGGCTACCACCCTGGCTGCTTCTCCTGCGCCGCCTGTGGCCGGGCCATCGGCACCGAGAGCTTTGCCGTGGACGAGTGGGATGAGGTGTACTGCGTGCCTGACTTCTACAGGttggggaaggaggaaagggggcAGAAACCCCCCACATTTGGGGGGGGCTCAGCTTGTCACCATCACCCCAcagggctcaggctgctctggttTGCTCCCACCAGGAAATACGCCACGATCTGCAGCGCCTGCGGGCACCCAATCATCCCCGGCCAGGACAAGGACACCTACAGGATCGAGTGCCTGGGACGCAGTTTCCACGAGGGCTGCTACCGCTGCGAG AGCTGCGGGATGCCCCTGTCACCAGAGCCGACGGAGAATGGGTGCTACCCACTGGGTGACCACCTCCTCTGCAAGTCCTGCCACATCCGCCGGCGACACGAGTCCTCCTGCTGA